AGCGCGAACAGAGGCCGCTTTCGCACCCCGAGCGAGTCGCGATCTCATTCAAGCGCGAAGCTCCACCTGCGATCGCACCTAAAATCGCATTATATGTGCGGGGTTCGCGCAGCTCCTGTTTCAGCAGATTAGCCGGCTCCTCGAAGAGAAAGGAGTTGGGATCCAGAAAGTTCGTTCGTATGTTCTCCTCCGGCGATTTCTCAGGGTGAAAGTGCTCCATGTAAAGCGGAACTCCACCTGTGACGCCGTAGGTCAACGCTTTTTCTTCGGCTGTCCAGCCAGGGTGAAACTCCGCCGCTTCAAGGTAGTCGAAGGGAAGCACTCTGAACTGCGCGGTCCTGCGTCCGAAAAGAGGGCTTTTCCTCCCGAGAACCTGCGTCTCCATAAAACTGGTCGAAGAACCGCAGAGAATAAGAAACAGGCGGGTTGCTTTGAACTCATGATCGATGAACGTCTGAAGAAGAGAGGAAAAGGGCGGCTCCGATTCCGCCAGCCACGGATACTCGTCGATCGCCAGAATGAGACGCTCTTCCCGCGCAAGTGCACCGACATTCTCCAGAATTTCGCGGAAGGAGCGGAACACGGGCGCATGTGGAAGATCGGGCGCAATGAGAGGCGAGAGAGCGCGCGAAAAGCCGTTGAGATTCGCCTCCGCATTCGACTCCAGCGCGGGAAAGAAAACGGTCTTCTTTTTTTCGCAGAACTCCGTGATCAGACGGGTTTTTCCCACTCTGCGGCGACCGTAGATCACCACGAATTCGAAGCGGTCGCTCCGGTAGAGCGTCTCCAGTTTTTCAAGCTCGCGCTTTCTGCCGACGAACATCCCGAGATTCCTCCTTCGAGGCCC
The Synergistaceae bacterium DNA segment above includes these coding regions:
- a CDS encoding ATP-binding protein, producing MFVGRKRELEKLETLYRSDRFEFVVIYGRRRVGKTRLITEFCEKKKTVFFPALESNAEANLNGFSRALSPLIAPDLPHAPVFRSFREILENVGALAREERLILAIDEYPWLAESEPPFSSLLQTFIDHEFKATRLFLILCGSSTSFMETQVLGRKSPLFGRRTAQFRVLPFDYLEAAEFHPGWTAEEKALTYGVTGGVPLYMEHFHPEKSPEENIRTNFLDPNSFLFEEPANLLKQELREPRTYNAILGAIAGGASRLNEIATRSGCESGLCSRYLAVLMELGIVRKERPLLEKSNRKTIYSIEDPLFRFWHRFIPENLTMIMAFRTEGVFERGILPFLPTYMGPVFERMCTQHLLHSPGALPFSLKEIGRWWGTDPGTRTQEEIDIVGVSHDGSRALFAECKYTSKQVGLDVFERLRRRSQLLRVAGEPFYMLFAKSGFSAQLRREGSIGNVRLVTLKDLYRR